In Deinococcus irradiatisoli, the genomic stretch GCGGCGATGTAGCGCTCGGCCTCGCGCAAGTTGGGCAGGCGGGTCACCAGCGCCCGCAGGCCCGCTTCCGCGGCGAAAGCCATGTTGAACGGCCAGTTGCCGGTGCCCCGGTAAGCCGCGTCGTAGGTCGCGCCGGCCGCTTCCGGCACGCTGAAGTTCACGCCGTAGTACGCCAGGATCATGCTGGTACTCGTCGGGCTGCACCACACCTCGCCGCCCCCCTCGTACAGCATCTGCGAGCGCGGTGGCACCTTCAGCTCTCTGCTCCAGAGGGCCCGGTCACCGGCTGCCCCAGCCGCCGAGAGGCGCTGACGGCGGTCGGCGGTGTTGAACGCCAGCAGGCTGAGGCTGGGGGCCGCGCCTGTGCCGGCCCGCAAGGTCAGGCGGTAATCGAAGGCGGTCGCCGGTTTGTTCAGGCGCAGGGTGTCGGTGAGCAGCTGCGCCGCCGCGTCGTTCTGACCGTTGAGGCTGCTGCGCCCCGCCGCGCTTTGCCAGGTGCCGAACGAATAAAAATGCGCCGTTCCGGCGGGCCGCACTTCCAGCGTCAGGCTGGCGCCGCCGGGGGTCAGCGCGTTCCAGGAGGGAATCAGTTCGTCGAAGGCCCTGAGCTTGCTGACGCGGCCCGACAGCTGGCCTGCCCTGACGCCTGGCGCCAGCGTCAGGCGCTCGCCGTCGAGGACGAGGCCCTGCAAGGTGGCGGCGCTGAAGTCGGCGGCCCGTTCGAGCACGGTGGTGGTGGACACGGCGTTCTGCACGGTGAGGGCCTGGGCGCTGGGCACCAGGGCCAGCACCAGCCCGGCCAGCCGCAGGCCGAGGGTAAGGAGACGGACCATGCTGCGTATTGTCGGCCCTGCGGCGCCCGGGGTGGTAAGAGGGCCAAAGAAAAGCGGGAAACGCGCCCGAAGCTGTTTCCCGAAGTGAAGCGATGAAGGAGATGTCGCGGGCGCCCGCCCCGGCTGCCTTGCCGTGCAAGGTCCGGCCCGCCCTCAGCCGATCAGCCCCAGGGTGCGGGCGCGGCCCACCGCGTCGGTGCGGTCGCGGGCGTTGAGCTTGGTGTACAGGCGGGCCAGGTGGTCTTTGATCGTGTCGGGGCTCACACCCAGGGCGCGGGCGATTTCCTTGTTGCTGTAGCCTTTGGCCAGCAGAGGCAGCACGTCGCCTTCGCGGGGCGTCAGGCGCGGCACCTCGACCTTGGGCAGGCGGTCAACTTCCGGGTTCGCCACGATCTCGCGCAATTGGCGGGCCAGTTCTTCGGGAGCGGTTTCCTTGCTGAGGTAGCCGCGCGCTCCGGCCGAGCGGGCCGCCTGCACGATGGCCGGTTCGGCGAAGGTGGTGATCAGCACGCTCACCACGTTGGGATTGGTGGCGCGCAGCTTCTCGCAGACCTCGATGCCGGTCATGCCGGGCATCTTGACGTCGAGCAGCGCGGCGTCCGGCTGAAATTGCCGGATGGCGTCGAGCGCTTCGAGCCCGTCGCTGGCTTCGGCCAGCACCTCGAAGCCCTGATCGCGCAAAGCGTATTTGAGGCCGATACGAAAGAGGGGATGGTCGTCGGCGATGACTAATTTCATAAAACCTCCGGAAGAAGCAGCGTCAGGACCGTCAGGCCCTGTGAGGAAGCGCGGGGAGCACCAGTTGTGGGCGATGGGCGGCGTTCGTAGCGCAGCTCGCCGCCGTGGGCCTGCGCGATGCGTTTGGCGATAAAGAGACCCAGTCCGGCGGTGCCGGCGGTGTACTGCTCTCCGGCGATGGTGGTCGGCTGGGCGTTGAACGGCTGGGCCAGGGTGTCGAGGTCTTCGCTCAGGCCAGGGCCGTCGTCGATGATGCTCAGCTCCGCGCCGCCGCCGAGCTGACGCACGCTCAGGCACACCTGAGACTCGGCGTAGCGCAGCGCGTTGTCGGCCAGGTTGCCCACGGCGCGCTCCAGCACCGCCGCGTCCACGTCGGCGGTGGCCTCACCGCTGACCTGCAGCTGCACGCCGCGCTCGGCGGCGCGGGCCGTGAGGCGGGCCGCCAGCGTTTCCAGCAGGGGACGCAGTTCGCTGGGCTGGCGGTGCAGCTGCACTTCTTCGCGCTCGAAGCGGTGGGCGTCGGCCATCTGCTGCACCAGCGCCAGCAGTCGGGCGTTCTCCGAGAGCATCTGCTCGCCGACCTCCAGGCGCTCGGCGCCGCTCAGCGCGTTGTCCATCATCAGGCGCACCAGATGACCCACCGCGATCAGCGGCGTCTTGAGGTCGTGAACCAGGGTGGCCATGAACGCCCCGCGCCGGGCCTGCTCGGTGCTCAGGCGATGCAGAAGACCGGTAAAGGCCGCCCGCAGCGCCTGCACTTCGCTGGGATCGCCCGGCGGGCTGCGCTCGGCCACATCGTCACTTTCCACCTCGCCGCGCAAGCGGGTCAGCGGTTCGAGCATGGCCGAGGCCAGGACGTAGCCGATCAAGGCCGAAATCACGCCCACCCCCACCGTCCACAAGGTCAGGTTGAGGTTCCAGGCGCCGCCGCCCACGATGAGCGTCAAGCTGAGGTTGGGCAAGAACGCCAGGGCGAAGATGACCGCCGTGAACTGCCCACGCAAACTGTTGTGGTTTACAGCGTTCGGGGAAACGTGAGAAGCAGTCATCTGAGGGCAGTCTAAGAAGCCCCATCTGACAAAAACCCCACATTTGCCCCCGCTTTAAGCGTCTGTCAAGCCCCCCGGCGGGCAGTTCCGGCGTGGGAACACGGCCGGTTACTCAGCTCAGTCCTCGGTGCTCAGCACGGCCAGGAACGCTTCCTGCGGCACTTCCACCGTGCCGATCTGCTTCATGCGGGCCTTGCCCTTCTTCTGCTTGTCGAGCAGCTTCTTCTTGCGCGAGATGTCGCCGCCGTAACACTTGGCCAGCACGTCCTTTCGAAACGCCTTGACGGTGGCGCGGGCGATGATCTTGCCGCCGATCATGGCCTGCACAGGCACCGGCCACATCTGGCGCGGAATCACCTCGGCCATCTTGTCCACAATCTTGCGGCCCAGCGGATAAGCCCGGTCCTCGTGCACGATCACGGCCAGAGCGTCCACGATCTCGTTGTTCACGTAGATGTCCACCTTGACGAGTTCGCCCTCACGGTAGCCGATGATCTCGTAATCCATGCTGGCGTAGCCGCGCGAGATCGACTTGAGGCGGTCATGGAAATCGTACAGAATCTCGGCGAACGGCACCTCGTAGATCAGCTCCACCCGCTTGCCGAGATAATTCATGGTGACCATGCTGCCCCGGCGCTCCTGAAGCAGCTGCATCACCGGGCCGACGTGCTCTTCGGGCAACATCACCGAGAGCTTGATGTACGGCTCCTCGATCAGGTCCACCCGGTCGCGGGTGGGAAACTCGGCCGGGTTCTGCGTCTCGAAGATCTCGCCGTTGCTCAGCGTGATGCGGTAGATCACGGCGGG encodes the following:
- a CDS encoding peptidase C39 family protein, with product MVRLLTLGLRLAGLVLALVPSAQALTVQNAVSTTTVLERAADFSAATLQGLVLDGERLTLAPGVRAGQLSGRVSKLRAFDELIPSWNALTPGGASLTLEVRPAGTAHFYSFGTWQSAAGRSSLNGQNDAAAQLLTDTLRLNKPATAFDYRLTLRAGTGAAPSLSLLAFNTADRRQRLSAAGAAGDRALWSRELKVPPRSQMLYEGGGEVWCSPTSTSMILAYYGVNFSVPEAAGATYDAAYRGTGNWPFNMAFAAEAGLRALVTRLPNLREAERYIAAGIPLGVSLGWKPGELPGVAVLSSGGHLMVLIGFDAQGNPLLNDPAAPSDAGVRRSYPRAAFERLWLSHSGGLAYVITRPGQALPR
- a CDS encoding response regulator transcription factor, with translation MKLVIADDHPLFRIGLKYALRDQGFEVLAEASDGLEALDAIRQFQPDAALLDVKMPGMTGIEVCEKLRATNPNVVSVLITTFAEPAIVQAARSAGARGYLSKETAPEELARQLREIVANPEVDRLPKVEVPRLTPREGDVLPLLAKGYSNKEIARALGVSPDTIKDHLARLYTKLNARDRTDAVGRARTLGLIG
- a CDS encoding sensor histidine kinase, whose translation is MTASHVSPNAVNHNSLRGQFTAVIFALAFLPNLSLTLIVGGGAWNLNLTLWTVGVGVISALIGYVLASAMLEPLTRLRGEVESDDVAERSPPGDPSEVQALRAAFTGLLHRLSTEQARRGAFMATLVHDLKTPLIAVGHLVRLMMDNALSGAERLEVGEQMLSENARLLALVQQMADAHRFEREEVQLHRQPSELRPLLETLAARLTARAAERGVQLQVSGEATADVDAAVLERAVGNLADNALRYAESQVCLSVRQLGGGAELSIIDDGPGLSEDLDTLAQPFNAQPTTIAGEQYTAGTAGLGLFIAKRIAQAHGGELRYERRPSPTTGAPRASSQGLTVLTLLLPEVL